The following proteins are encoded in a genomic region of Gossypium hirsutum isolate 1008001.06 chromosome D05, Gossypium_hirsutum_v2.1, whole genome shotgun sequence:
- the LOC107905545 gene encoding RNA pseudouridine synthase 2, chloroplastic isoform X2 has translation MVPLYTCCPFPSSKALQISPSFLLLSSRNPKFLPFTISRILRATSISTSATKHEEPIRTSYAGVQLEETVDETKQGKLRLDSWISSRIQGISRARVQSSIKSGLVKVNGRVVDKVSHSLRAGDKVDCVISDLQPLKAEPEDIPLDIVFEDDHVLVVNKPSHMDMSDDEQDIFHGASAGAASVRPGIVHRLDKGTSGLLVVAKDEYSHAHLSEQFKQHTIQRVYISLTCGVPSASSGRVDIPIGRDSNNRIRMVAVPGLSHHGQARHAASRYKVIEVLAGGGSALVQWRLETGRTHQIRAHAKYMGIPLLGDEVYGGTKNMALSLLRPRTPPYYNDELSRLVSRLERPYLHALVLGFEHPHSGEKMRFSCPPPPDFGEILNHLRKIGIEKPISKE, from the exons ATGGTACCGCTCTACACTTGTTGCCCGTTTCCTTCATCTAAAGCCCTTCAAATCTCCCCttctttcctcctcctctcctcTCGAAACCCTAAATTTCTTCCCTTTACGATCTCAAGAATCCTTAGGGCCACCTCCATTTCCACTTCTGCCACCAAACATGAAGAACCGATTAGAACCAGCTATGCCGGTGTTCAACTTGAAGAAACCGTGGATGAGACCAAGCAAGGAAAGCTTCGGCTCGATTCCTGGATCTCCTCTCGAATTCAAGGCATCAGCAGAGCTCGTGTGCAGTCCAGTATAAAATCAGGCCTTGTAAAGGTCAATGGCCGCGTCGTCGACAAG GTCTCGCATAGCCTGAGAGCTGGAGATAAGGTTGATTGTGTAATTTCTGATCTGCAACCATTGAAAGCCGAACCTGAAGATATTCCATTGGATATAGTTTTCGAGGACGACCATGTTCTTGTCGTTAATAAACCTTCCCACATG GATATGTCTGATGATGAACAAGATATTTTCCATGGCGCCAGTGCAGGAGCAGCTTCTGTTCGGCCAGGGATTGTACATAGATTGGATAAAGGCACCAGTGGATTGCTTGTTGTTGCAAAG GATGAATATTCCCATGCCCATTTGTCGGAACAGTTTAAGCAACACACTATCCAGAGGGTCTACATTAGTCTTACTTGTGGAGTGCCTTCAGCTTCTTCTGGGCGTGTGGACATTCCGATTGGCCGTGATTCAAATAACCGCATTCGGATGGTTGCTGTACCAGGGTTAAGTCATCATGGTCAGGCTCGTCATGCTGCTAGTAG ATATAAAGTAATTGAAGTGCTCGCTGGTGGTGGTTCTGCACTGGTTCAATGGAGACTGGAAACTGGGCGTACTCATCAG ATTCGTGCACATGCAAAGTACATGGGAATTCCTTTGTTGGGTGATGAGGTGTATGGCGGGACAAAGAACATGGCCTTGTCACTGCTTCGTCCTAGGACCCCCCCGTACTATAATGATGAACTTTCACGGCTGGTTTCTAGATTGGAGAGGCCATACCTTCATGCTTTAGTCCTTGG TTTTGAACATCCCCACTCAGGCGAGAAGATGCGGTTTTCATGCCCACCCCCTCCAGATTTTGGTGAAATATTGAATCATCTTCGTAAAATTGGCATAGAGAAG CCTATCTCTAAGGAATGA
- the LOC107905542 gene encoding NEP1-interacting protein 1 isoform X3 has product MCGERERKQIKMEEAEEEEKDMLGVSLRSLHGLLNQAILRVLISSPFLFHLIPSPHFQFVRNPIHRPKPKETVETHFGKAGEQNIGATLGALTGAFVGAKTKMGCLHGAMVGAIKGSFFSINLFKISLRICRSDDISTTYLLQPVSVFYSTFNEVIRNELSKDSMAKIPKTRITEQNVWDSFRNRISCSICLEDFTPGEIAHSLPQCHHMFHTS; this is encoded by the exons ATGTGCGGTGAAAGAGAGAGGAAACAAATAAAAATGGAAGAGGCAGAGGAAGAGGAAAAGGATATGCTTGGTGTTTCGCTTCGGAGCTTACATGGGTTGTTAAACCAAGCAATCTTACGCGTTTTAATATCTTCGCCTTTTTTGTTTCATCTGATTCCATCGCCTCATTTTCAATTTGTAAGAAATCCCATCCATAGGCCAAAGCCCAAAGAAACCGTGGAGACCCATTTCGGAAAAGCCGGCGAACAAAACA TAGGAGCAACATTAGGAGCCCTGACTGGAGCTTTTGTTGGGGCGAAAACAAAGATGGGTTGTCTTCATGGAGCCATGGTTGGAGCCATAAAGGGCAGCTTTTTCTCCATCAATctcttcaaaatttcactcagaATTTGCCGTTCCGATGATATATCGACGACGTATCTCCTACAACCG GTAAGTGTATTTTACTCCACATTCAACGAAGTCATCAGGAATGAATTGTCAAAGGATTCAATGGCGAAAATTCCGAAGACGAGAATCACGGAACAAAACGTGTGGGATTCATTCAGGAACAGAATCTCTTGTTCGATTTGCCTTGag GACTTTACACCTGGAGAAATAGCCCATAGCTTGCCACAGTGTCACCATATGTTTCATACCTCCTGA
- the LOC107905542 gene encoding NEP1-interacting protein-like 1 isoform X1 gives MDLCICFSPPFVMSRNLPVEETRGLCCSAASALVTKLSYAIFIFLFAVVGATLGALTGAFVGAKTKMGCLHGAMVGAIKGSFFSINLFKISLRICRSDDISTTYLLQPVSVFYSTFNEVIRNELSKDSMAKIPKTRITEQNVWDSFRNRISCSICLEDFTPGEIAHSLPQCHHMFHTS, from the exons ATGGATCTTTGCATCTGCTTTTCTCCTCCTTTTGTCATGTCACGTAATTTACCCGTTGAAGAGACAAGGGGACTGTGCTGCTCAGCAGCTTCAGCACTTGTTACTAAACTGTCCTATGCAATCTTCATCTTTTTATTTGCAGTGG TAGGAGCAACATTAGGAGCCCTGACTGGAGCTTTTGTTGGGGCGAAAACAAAGATGGGTTGTCTTCATGGAGCCATGGTTGGAGCCATAAAGGGCAGCTTTTTCTCCATCAATctcttcaaaatttcactcagaATTTGCCGTTCCGATGATATATCGACGACGTATCTCCTACAACCG GTAAGTGTATTTTACTCCACATTCAACGAAGTCATCAGGAATGAATTGTCAAAGGATTCAATGGCGAAAATTCCGAAGACGAGAATCACGGAACAAAACGTGTGGGATTCATTCAGGAACAGAATCTCTTGTTCGATTTGCCTTGag GACTTTACACCTGGAGAAATAGCCCATAGCTTGCCACAGTGTCACCATATGTTTCATACCTCCTGA
- the LOC107905544 gene encoding calcium-dependent protein kinase 29 isoform X2, with protein MGICQSLCRCFSKSHEIPVSSSSDSPPRPYQPLTVSTSGGQNPSFPKAPSSSQAGTILLKPYVDITSLYDLRKELGRGQFGITYLCIEKATKREYACKSISRRKLTTDKDVDDVRREISILQHLTGQPNIVEFKGAYEDAWNLHLVMELCSGGELFDRITAKRSYSERQASSICRQIMNVVHACHFMGVMHRDLKPENFLMVSKDEDSQIKATDFGLSVFIEEGRMYKDLVGSPYYVAPEVLQRKYGKEIDVWSAGVILYILLSGVPPFWGETEKEIFKAVSEGNLDLKSQPWPTISEGAKDLIRKMLARDPKKRITAAQALEHPWMKEGGEASDKPIDSAVLSRLKQFRVMNKLKKLALKADVDKSGTIDYIEFVTATMHRHRLDREDNIRKAFNFFDKDSNGFITRDELRQAMTQYGMGDEATIDEVIEDVDTDKDGRINYEEFVAMMKRGTQDGDGM; from the exons ATGGGAATCTGCCAATCTCTCTGCCGTTGCTTCAGCAAATCTCATGAAATCCCAGTGTCGTCCTCTTCTGATTCTCCTCCTCGTCCGTACCAACCGTTGACAGTATCAACCTCGGGAGGCCAAAACCCTTCTTTCCCTAAAGCTCCTTCATCTTCCCAGGCTGGAACCATTTTGCTCAAACCTTACGTTGACATCACCTCTCTTTATGATCTTCGCAAAGAGTTGGGGAGAGGTCAATTTGGCATCACTTATCTTTGTATTGAAAAGGCTACGAAACGAGAATACGCCTGCAAGTCCATTTCCAGGCGTAAACTAACCACTGACAAGGACGTTGATGATGTTAGGAGAGAGATTTCGATACTGCAGCATCTAACCGGGCAGCCAAATATTGTGGAGTTCAAAGGTGCTTATGAAGATGCCTGGAATCTGCATTTGGTGATGGAGTTGTGCTCAGGTGGCGAGCTTTTTGATAGGATCACAGCCAAAAGGAGTTATTCAGAACGTCAAGCGTCTTCCATTTGTAGGCAGATTATGAATGTGGTGCATGCCTGTCATTTTATGGGGGTTATGCATAGGGACTTGAAACCTGAGAACTTCTTGATGGTTAGCAAGGATGAGGATTCTCAAATAAAGGCCACTGATTTTGGACTCTCTGTCTTCATTGAGGAAG GTAGAATGTATAAGGACCTTGTTGGAAGTCCATATTATGTTGCACCAGAGGTTTTACAGCGGAAATATGGCAAAGAAATAGATGTGTGGAGTGCTGGAGTCATCTTATACATTCTTCTTAGTGGAGTGCCTCCATTTTGGGGTG AGACCGAGAAAGAAATCTTTAAAGCAGTTTCAGAAGGTAACCTTGACTTAAAAAGTCAGCCATGGCCAACTATATCTGAAGGTGCAAAGGACCTCATCAGAAAGATGCTAGCTAGGGATCCTAAGAAACGGATTACAGCTGCTCAAGCCCTAG AACATCCATGGATGAAGGAGGGTGGTGAGGCATCAGATAAACCTATTGATAGTGCTGTTCTTAGCAGGTTGAAGCAGTTCAGAGTAATGAACAAGCTTAAAAAACTTGCCTTGAAG GCTGATGTTGACAAGAGTGGAACCATTGATTACATTGAATTTGTCACAGCTACAATGCATCGACATAGGCTCGACAGGGAAGATAACATACGCAAGGCTTTCAACTTCTTCGACAAGGATAGCAATGG GTTTATCACGAGAGATGAATTAAGACAAGCTATGACTCAGTATGGGATGGGGGATGAGGCTACAATAGATGAAGTCATTGAGGATGTTGATACTGATAAG GATGGGAGAATCAATTATGAGGAATTTGTAGCCATGATGAAAAGGGGAACTCAAGATGGGGATGGGATGTGA
- the LOC107905545 gene encoding RNA pseudouridine synthase 2, chloroplastic isoform X1: protein MVPLYTCCPFPSSKALQISPSFLLLSSRNPKFLPFTISRILRATSISTSATKHEEPIRTSYAGVQLEETVDETKQGKLRLDSWISSRIQGISRARVQSSIKSGLVKVNGRVVDKVSHSLRAGDKVDCVISDLQPLKAEPEDIPLDIVFEDDHVLVVNKPSHMVVHPAPGNANGTLVNGILHHCSLPTVASSEKEVLFDTQDMSDDEQDIFHGASAGAASVRPGIVHRLDKGTSGLLVVAKDEYSHAHLSEQFKQHTIQRVYISLTCGVPSASSGRVDIPIGRDSNNRIRMVAVPGLSHHGQARHAASRYKVIEVLAGGGSALVQWRLETGRTHQIRAHAKYMGIPLLGDEVYGGTKNMALSLLRPRTPPYYNDELSRLVSRLERPYLHALVLGFEHPHSGEKMRFSCPPPPDFGEILNHLRKIGIEKPISKE from the exons ATGGTACCGCTCTACACTTGTTGCCCGTTTCCTTCATCTAAAGCCCTTCAAATCTCCCCttctttcctcctcctctcctcTCGAAACCCTAAATTTCTTCCCTTTACGATCTCAAGAATCCTTAGGGCCACCTCCATTTCCACTTCTGCCACCAAACATGAAGAACCGATTAGAACCAGCTATGCCGGTGTTCAACTTGAAGAAACCGTGGATGAGACCAAGCAAGGAAAGCTTCGGCTCGATTCCTGGATCTCCTCTCGAATTCAAGGCATCAGCAGAGCTCGTGTGCAGTCCAGTATAAAATCAGGCCTTGTAAAGGTCAATGGCCGCGTCGTCGACAAG GTCTCGCATAGCCTGAGAGCTGGAGATAAGGTTGATTGTGTAATTTCTGATCTGCAACCATTGAAAGCCGAACCTGAAGATATTCCATTGGATATAGTTTTCGAGGACGACCATGTTCTTGTCGTTAATAAACCTTCCCACATG GTTGTTCATCCAGCACCTGGAAATGCTAATGGGACATTAGTAAATGGAATTCTCCACCATTGTAGTTTACCCACAGTAGCATCGTCTGAAAAGGAAGTCCTTTTTGACACACAGGATATGTCTGATGATGAACAAGATATTTTCCATGGCGCCAGTGCAGGAGCAGCTTCTGTTCGGCCAGGGATTGTACATAGATTGGATAAAGGCACCAGTGGATTGCTTGTTGTTGCAAAG GATGAATATTCCCATGCCCATTTGTCGGAACAGTTTAAGCAACACACTATCCAGAGGGTCTACATTAGTCTTACTTGTGGAGTGCCTTCAGCTTCTTCTGGGCGTGTGGACATTCCGATTGGCCGTGATTCAAATAACCGCATTCGGATGGTTGCTGTACCAGGGTTAAGTCATCATGGTCAGGCTCGTCATGCTGCTAGTAG ATATAAAGTAATTGAAGTGCTCGCTGGTGGTGGTTCTGCACTGGTTCAATGGAGACTGGAAACTGGGCGTACTCATCAG ATTCGTGCACATGCAAAGTACATGGGAATTCCTTTGTTGGGTGATGAGGTGTATGGCGGGACAAAGAACATGGCCTTGTCACTGCTTCGTCCTAGGACCCCCCCGTACTATAATGATGAACTTTCACGGCTGGTTTCTAGATTGGAGAGGCCATACCTTCATGCTTTAGTCCTTGG TTTTGAACATCCCCACTCAGGCGAGAAGATGCGGTTTTCATGCCCACCCCCTCCAGATTTTGGTGAAATATTGAATCATCTTCGTAAAATTGGCATAGAGAAG CCTATCTCTAAGGAATGA
- the LOC107905542 gene encoding NEP1-interacting protein-like 1 isoform X2, which translates to MDLCICFSPPFVMSRNLPVEETRGLCCSAASALVTKLSYAIFIFLFAVGATLGALTGAFVGAKTKMGCLHGAMVGAIKGSFFSINLFKISLRICRSDDISTTYLLQPVSVFYSTFNEVIRNELSKDSMAKIPKTRITEQNVWDSFRNRISCSICLEDFTPGEIAHSLPQCHHMFHTS; encoded by the exons ATGGATCTTTGCATCTGCTTTTCTCCTCCTTTTGTCATGTCACGTAATTTACCCGTTGAAGAGACAAGGGGACTGTGCTGCTCAGCAGCTTCAGCACTTGTTACTAAACTGTCCTATGCAATCTTCATCTTTTTATTTGCAGTGG GAGCAACATTAGGAGCCCTGACTGGAGCTTTTGTTGGGGCGAAAACAAAGATGGGTTGTCTTCATGGAGCCATGGTTGGAGCCATAAAGGGCAGCTTTTTCTCCATCAATctcttcaaaatttcactcagaATTTGCCGTTCCGATGATATATCGACGACGTATCTCCTACAACCG GTAAGTGTATTTTACTCCACATTCAACGAAGTCATCAGGAATGAATTGTCAAAGGATTCAATGGCGAAAATTCCGAAGACGAGAATCACGGAACAAAACGTGTGGGATTCATTCAGGAACAGAATCTCTTGTTCGATTTGCCTTGag GACTTTACACCTGGAGAAATAGCCCATAGCTTGCCACAGTGTCACCATATGTTTCATACCTCCTGA
- the LOC107905544 gene encoding calcium-dependent protein kinase 29 isoform X1 — MGICQSLCRCFSKSHEIPVSSSSDSPPRPYQPLTVSTSGGQNPSFPKAPSSSQAGTILLKPYVDITSLYDLRKELGRGQFGITYLCIEKATKREYACKSISRRKLTTDKDVDDVRREISILQHLTGQPNIVEFKGAYEDAWNLHLVMELCSGGELFDRITAKRSYSERQASSICRQIMNVVHACHFMGVMHRDLKPENFLMVSKDEDSQIKATDFGLSVFIEEGRMYKDLVGSPYYVAPEVLQRKYGKEIDVWSAGVILYILLSGVPPFWGETEKEIFKAVSEGNLDLKSQPWPTISEGAKDLIRKMLARDPKKRITAAQALEHPWMKEGGEASDKPIDSAVLSRLKQFRVMNKLKKLALKVIAENLSSEEEKKGLQQMFNNIDTDGSGTITLEELRDGLARLGSKLTEPEIKQLMDAADVDKSGTIDYIEFVTATMHRHRLDREDNIRKAFNFFDKDSNGFITRDELRQAMTQYGMGDEATIDEVIEDVDTDKDGRINYEEFVAMMKRGTQDGDGM, encoded by the exons ATGGGAATCTGCCAATCTCTCTGCCGTTGCTTCAGCAAATCTCATGAAATCCCAGTGTCGTCCTCTTCTGATTCTCCTCCTCGTCCGTACCAACCGTTGACAGTATCAACCTCGGGAGGCCAAAACCCTTCTTTCCCTAAAGCTCCTTCATCTTCCCAGGCTGGAACCATTTTGCTCAAACCTTACGTTGACATCACCTCTCTTTATGATCTTCGCAAAGAGTTGGGGAGAGGTCAATTTGGCATCACTTATCTTTGTATTGAAAAGGCTACGAAACGAGAATACGCCTGCAAGTCCATTTCCAGGCGTAAACTAACCACTGACAAGGACGTTGATGATGTTAGGAGAGAGATTTCGATACTGCAGCATCTAACCGGGCAGCCAAATATTGTGGAGTTCAAAGGTGCTTATGAAGATGCCTGGAATCTGCATTTGGTGATGGAGTTGTGCTCAGGTGGCGAGCTTTTTGATAGGATCACAGCCAAAAGGAGTTATTCAGAACGTCAAGCGTCTTCCATTTGTAGGCAGATTATGAATGTGGTGCATGCCTGTCATTTTATGGGGGTTATGCATAGGGACTTGAAACCTGAGAACTTCTTGATGGTTAGCAAGGATGAGGATTCTCAAATAAAGGCCACTGATTTTGGACTCTCTGTCTTCATTGAGGAAG GTAGAATGTATAAGGACCTTGTTGGAAGTCCATATTATGTTGCACCAGAGGTTTTACAGCGGAAATATGGCAAAGAAATAGATGTGTGGAGTGCTGGAGTCATCTTATACATTCTTCTTAGTGGAGTGCCTCCATTTTGGGGTG AGACCGAGAAAGAAATCTTTAAAGCAGTTTCAGAAGGTAACCTTGACTTAAAAAGTCAGCCATGGCCAACTATATCTGAAGGTGCAAAGGACCTCATCAGAAAGATGCTAGCTAGGGATCCTAAGAAACGGATTACAGCTGCTCAAGCCCTAG AACATCCATGGATGAAGGAGGGTGGTGAGGCATCAGATAAACCTATTGATAGTGCTGTTCTTAGCAGGTTGAAGCAGTTCAGAGTAATGAACAAGCTTAAAAAACTTGCCTTGAAG GTGATAGCAGAAAACCTATCAtcagaagaagagaagaagggcTTACAGCAGATGTTCAACAACATTGACACGGATGGAAGTGGTACAATAACACTTGAAGAACTCAGGGATGGATTAGCTCGATTAGGATCTAAGCTAACTGAACCAGAAATAAAGCAGCTTATGGATGCT GCTGATGTTGACAAGAGTGGAACCATTGATTACATTGAATTTGTCACAGCTACAATGCATCGACATAGGCTCGACAGGGAAGATAACATACGCAAGGCTTTCAACTTCTTCGACAAGGATAGCAATGG GTTTATCACGAGAGATGAATTAAGACAAGCTATGACTCAGTATGGGATGGGGGATGAGGCTACAATAGATGAAGTCATTGAGGATGTTGATACTGATAAG GATGGGAGAATCAATTATGAGGAATTTGTAGCCATGATGAAAAGGGGAACTCAAGATGGGGATGGGATGTGA